One genomic region from Quercus robur chromosome 4, dhQueRobu3.1, whole genome shotgun sequence encodes:
- the LOC126723498 gene encoding putative disease resistance protein RGA4 produces MAEGALFHLAGKVLELLGSFTLPEVKLAFGVQTEIEKLTSTVSTIQAVILDAEKQSSHNHQIKDWLRKLKDVLHDADDLLDDFSTQVLRHKVMRKKKVRIFSSSSNRIAFSPKMGRQIKAIKKRLNAIAKDKEDFHFIQSFIEPQVMSRDRETYSFVLEDEVVGRENDKEVIIELLFDYNVVDNISIIPIVGIGGLGKTTLAQLVYNDQSVNKNFELKLWVCISEIFDVKRIVKEILEQLTDERLKESFEMLQNQLREKLSGKKYLLVLDDMWNEDNPKWLLLKNLLMVGARGSRIVVTTRSEMVAGITGATSWYALKGLPVEKAWNLFVKVAFGEGQLPKNQAFISLGKEILEKCVGVPLAIRTIASLLHSKPSENEWRSFKNYELSKITHAEENNILSTLKLSYDHLPSYLKQCFAYCRLFPKDSKIHVGTLIDLWAAQGFIKLSNPKQRVKDVGREYFKLLLWRSFFQDVEKDYWGNIWCKMHDLMHDLAISVAGTECTVLHSTEENIGKNVRHVSFNLLDSSMQFPIIKFEGKRIRTVLGHRRGCDFPCNALVSNLKYSRTLDLSYLWSRKMPCSIGKLKHLRYLDVSKNWYIKILPNSIVMLLNLQTLNLKNCRALRELPRDTKNLVNLRHLDISGCITLTHMPYGLGNLTSLEILPYFVVRDRGVKARASGGLSELNKLSNLGGNLWILNLGHGKDDMMECKAANMKEKQHLHQLKLWWNLELVGETECYDEMSLEGLQPHPNLEKLILSNYMGVTIPSWVSSLTNLVNLQLQSNCRCHHLPPLNQLPFLNSVCLVNMKALQYISEDIDSNVLGSSITMFFPSLFSLKIKKCPNLKGWWRKDDNDGPGHLLLPSFPRLSELEIEDCPNLTFMPLFPYLKVELKLWEASLKVLQQTMNKQRPSTSTSSSCYFPLSKLQFLYLKGVNDLESLPEKWLQNLVSLQILFIYRCHGLRSLPCKGIQHLTSLQEMKIVDCNELALVNDEDDGMQWQGLRSLHSLCFWGTPKLVSLPDGLQHVNTLQKLEIHNCTDLMAIPEWIGNLTSLHHLEISGCFNLTSLPQEICHLTSLQILKIENCPNLRVNG; encoded by the coding sequence atGGCGGAAGGAGCTTTATTCCACCTTGCCGGAAAAGTCCTTGAACTGCTGGGTTCCTTCACTCTCCCAGAGGTCAAACTGGCCTTCGGTGTTCAAACTGAGATTGAAAAACTAACAAGCACAGTTTCCACAATCCAAGCTGTGATTCTTGATGCAGAAAAGCAGAGTTCTCATAATCATCAGATCAAAGATTGGCTCAGAAAGCTCAAAGATGTTCTCCATGATGCTGATGACTTGCTGGATGATTTCTCAACCCAAGTTTTGCGGCACAAggtgatgagaaagaagaaggtaCGCATTTTCTCTTCCAGTTCTAATCGTATTGCTTTTAGTCCTAAGATGGGTCGTCAAATAAAAGCAATTAAGAAGAGACTAAATGCCATTGCAAAAGATAAGGAGGATTTCCACTTTATTCAAAGCTTCATTGAGCCACAAGTCATGAGTAGGGACAGAGAAACTTATTCTTTTGTTCTTGAAGATGAAGTTGTTGGGAGAGAGAATGATAAGGAAGTGATTATCGAACTTCTTTTTGATTACAATGTTGTAGATAATATTTCTATCATTCCAATCGTTGGTATTGGAGGATTAGGGAAAACCACACTAGCTCAACTGGTTTACAATGATCAAAGTgtcaacaaaaattttgagcTAAAACTTTGGGTTTGTATCTCTGAAATCTTTGATGTAAAACGAATTGTTAAAGAAATTTTAGAACAGCTGACGGATGAGAGACTTAAAGAAAGCTTTGAGATGCTGCAAAATCAGCTTCGAGAAAAACTTAGTGGAAAAAAGTACTTGCTTGTCTTGGATGATATGTGGAATGAGGACAATCCTAAATGGCTTCTcttgaaaaatttattaatggtAGGTGCAAGGGGAAGTAGGATAGTTGTAACCACTCGTTCTGAAATGGTGGCGGGCATAACAGGGGCAACTTCATGGTATGCTCTAAAAGGCCTACCTGTAGAAAAGGCTTGGAATTTGTTTGTAAAAGTTGCATTTGGAGAAGGCCAGCTGCCTAAGAACCAAGCCTTTATTAGCCTGGGAAAGGAGATTTTGGAAAAATGTGTTGGGGTACCTCTTGCCATAAGAACAATAGCAAGCTTGCTACACTCCAAACCTTCTGAAAATGAGTGGCGATCTTTCAAGAATTATGAACTCTCAAAAATAACTCATgcagaagaaaataatattttatcaacACTTAAGTTGAGTTATGATCATCTACCATCATACTTAAAACAATGCTTTGCTTATTGTAGATTGTTTCCAAAAGATTCCAAGATTCATGTAGGGACACTGATTGATCTTTGGGCAGCGCAAGGTTTTATTAAGTTATCGAATCCAAAGCAACGTGTTAAGGATGTTGGTAGAGAATACTTCAAGTTATTACTTTGGAGGTCATTCTTCCAAGATGTTGAAAAGGATTACTGGGGCAATATATGGTGCAAAATGCATGATCTCATGCATGATCTTGCAATCTCTGTGGCTGGAACAGAATGTACTGTATTACATTCAACTGAGGAAAATATTGGCAAAAATGTTCGTCATGTATCATTTAATCTTTTGGATTCGTCGATGCAGTTTCCAATCATCAAGTTTGAAGGAAAGAGGATACGAACGGTTCTTGGACATAGAAGAGGGTGTGACTTTCCTTGTAATGCGCTCGTTTCAAATCTTAAGTATTCTCGCACACTAGATTTGAGCTATCTATGGTCACGAAAAATGCCGTGTTCAATTGGGAAATTGAAGCATTTAAGATATCTTGATGTTTCCAAAAATTGGTACATTAAAATTCTCCCTAATTCCATTGTCATGCTGCTGAATTTGCAAACACTGAATCTCAAGAATTGTCGTGCGCTTAGAGAATTACCCCGAGACACTAAAAATCTGGTCAATCTTAGGCATCTAGATATTTCTGGTTGTATTACACTGACTCATATGCCTTACGGACTTGGAAATTtgacttctcttgagatactaCCATATTTTGTTGTGAGAGACAGAGGTGTCAAGGCCAGGGCTAGTGGTGGGCTTAGTGAATTGAATAAGCTGAGCAATTTGGGAGGAAACCTGTGGATTCTGAATCTAGGACACGGAAAAGATGACATGATGGAATGTAAAGCTGCAAACATGAAGGAGAAACAACATCTTCACCAACTGAAATTATGGTGGAACTTAGAGTTGGTTGGAGAAACCGAATGTTACGATGAAATGTCACTAGAAGGTCTCCAGCCACATCCAAATCttgaaaaattgattttgtcGAATTATATGGGTGTTACAATTCCAAGTTGGGTCTCTTCGCTCACTAATCTTGTCAATTTGCAATTGCAGAGTAATTGTAGATGCCACCACCTCCCACCGTTAAATCAACTCCCTTTTCTCAACTCTGTCTGTCTCGTAAATATGAAAGCACTTCAATACATATCAGAAGACATTGATAGTAATGTGTTAGGTTCCTCAATAACAATGTTCTTCCCATCattattttctctcaaaataaagaaatgcCCTAATCTGAAGGGATGGTGGAGGAAAGATGATAATGATGGGCCAGGCCATCTGTTGCTGCCATCATTTCCTCGTCTCTCTGAATTGGAGATTGAAGATTGCCCCAATCTTACTTTCATGCCCTTGTTTCCATATCTTAAAGTAGAGCTGAAATTGTGGGAAGCTAGCTTGAAGGTATTGCAGCAAACAATGAATAAACAGAGaccatcaacatcaacatcctCTTCATGCTACTTTCCTCTCTCTAAATTacagtttttgtatttaaaaggGGTTAATGATTTAGAATCTCTTCCAGAGAAGTGGCTGCAAAACCTTGTTTCTCTTCAGATACTTTTCATTTATCGGTGCCATGGACTTAGGTCTCTTCCTTGTAAAGGTATTCAACATCTCACCTCTCTTCAAGAGATGAAAATAGTGGACTGCAATGAGCTGGCTCTGGTAAATGACGAAGATGATGGCATGCAATGGCAAGGCCTTCGGAGCCTCCATTCTCTGTGTTTTTGGGGAACTCCAAAGTTGGTGTCTCTACCAGATGGGCTTCAACATGTTAACACTCTTCAAAAACTCGAAATTCATAATTGTACTGATTTAATGGCTATACCGGAGTGGATAGGCAACCTCACATCACTACATCATCTTGAAATTTCCGGATGCTTCAATCTGACATCATTGCCTCAAGAGATTTGCCATCTCACGTCTTTACAAATTCTTAAGATTGAAAATTGTCCTAATTTGAGGGTCAATGGATAA
- the LOC126722482 gene encoding coproporphyrinogen-III oxidase 2, chloroplastic-like codes for MSPPITASAIVSSSSSSSYFTLFPLTSTSPKSKPTTKLSFNFSKTQTRNLTLKTTTTTTIRSAVSIEKEVPETERPNTFLRESDDHDSPSSSSSSSSTVRSRFEKIIRKAQDSVCKAIEGADGGAKFKEDVWSRPGGGGGISRVLQDGAVWEKAGVNVSVVYGVMPPEAYRAATASAEVKPGPVPFFADGEGRRGLGWSVAATVMSEAGVIWEMRVREKEIESERKEIENKRMKKKGE; via the coding sequence atgTCACCACCAATAACAGCGAGTGCCATTGTCTCATCGTCATCTTCATCCTCCTACTTCACTCTTTTCCCTCTCACCTCAACctcaccaaaatcaaaacccaccaccaaactctccttcaatttctccaaaacccaaacccgCAATCTCACactcaaaacaacaacaacaacaacaattcgATCCGCAGTTTCCATCGAAAAAGAAGTCCCAGAAACCGAACGACCCAACACATTCCTCCGCGAATCCGACGACCATGATtccccatcatcatcatcatcttcatcctcCACCGTCCGATCCCGGTTCGAGAAAATTATAAGGAAAGCACAGGACAGCGTGTGCAAAGCAATCGAAGGCGCCGACGGTGGAGCTAAGTTTAAGGAAGATGTGTGGTCGAGGCCTGGTGGCGGCGGAGGCATAAGTCGAGTTCTTCAAGACGGTGCCGTTTGGGAGAAAGCTGGGGTTAATGTTTCTGTCGTTTATGGGGTTATGCCACCGGAGGCTTACCGTGCCGCCACCGCCTCCGCCGAGGTGAAGCCGGGCCCCGTTCCGTTCTTTGCTGACGGCGAgggacggcgtgggctgggctGGTCTGTGGCGGCGACGGTGATGAGTGAGGCAGGAGTGATTTGGGAGATGAGAGTGAGGGAGAAGGAGATTGAGAGTGAACGGAAggagatagaaaataaaagaatgaaaaaaaaaggggaatga